In the genome of Halostella limicola, one region contains:
- a CDS encoding helix-turn-helix transcriptional regulator encodes MSASAVEEELPEEERRALELVRETGGIHQSEFWKELDVTSRKGSRIAESLEEKGLVDREETVYDGHNTYLISPTARDLDFSLLMAGDMLSPFIGEEEVNANSDAFSQWIMNLAYEE; translated from the coding sequence GTGAGCGCGTCAGCAGTCGAGGAAGAGCTCCCCGAGGAGGAGCGCCGGGCGCTCGAACTCGTCCGCGAAACCGGCGGGATCCACCAGAGCGAGTTCTGGAAGGAGCTCGACGTCACCTCTCGGAAGGGGAGCCGCATCGCCGAGTCCCTGGAGGAGAAGGGGCTCGTCGACCGCGAGGAGACGGTCTACGACGGGCACAACACCTACCTCATCTCGCCCACCGCGCGCGACCTCGACTTCTCCCTGCTGATGGCCGGCGACATGCTGTCGCCGTTCATCGGGGAGGAGGAGGTCAACGCCAACAGTGACGCCTTCTCGCAGTGGATCATGAACCTCGCGTACGAGGAGTAG